In one Lolium rigidum isolate FL_2022 chromosome 3, APGP_CSIRO_Lrig_0.1, whole genome shotgun sequence genomic region, the following are encoded:
- the LOC124694822 gene encoding tubulin--tyrosine ligase-like protein 12, translating into MSPAAVPCGDERIRSFEDFARVHQFLLSAAGVPLSLHRRLHRKLADEVFDGGERFSVEPCEGGRQRRLVLASQTTLGSESDVFLVDHAWSFRLADALKQLREVPGLAERMAALMCVDLDRGTEVEESDEQDTEKTGSLEHVLQVVEKEKARIQETGSDFAAWLELEELGIDDDMLVALNLSANFPNLVALNLWGNRLKDPEKVLQEIGKCGRLKALWLNENPILNQGADKGVFDALPELEIYNSHFTSKAEEWALGFCGDIVGAENPCLSVESISLENVVALDLSDRSIHKLPEVFSSSKLSSLTNLNIRGNPLDQVSGDDLLKLLSGFTHLQELEVDIPGPLGNNAISILESLPNLTLLNGVSASNIVETGKHVVDSALKPRVPEWSPEESLAERVIGAMWLYLMTYRLADAEKLDETPIWYVMDELASAMRHSDGANFRIAPFLFMPEGKLASAISYTILWPIRDVHTGEECTRDFLFGIGEDKQRSARLTAWFHTPENYFIQEFRKYQEQLESTSICPSTKETPSTKSVRPSDGRALRVLTDISQVEEFLTRPEFVLTTDPQDADIIWLGAQVDSELKSSLGLTNQQYTNQFPYEACLVMKHHLADTIHKAWGSPEWLQPTYNLETHLSQLIGDYCVRKRDGMDNLWIMKPWNMARTIDTTVSGDLSAIIRLIETGPKICQKYIEYPALFQGRKFDLRYIVLVRSICPLDIFLTDVFWVRLANNQYTLEKTSFFEYETHFTVMNYTGKMNHMNTPEFVKEFEKEHQVKWLDIHENIRNMIRRVFESASVVHPEMQDEFCRAIYGVDVMLDNKFKPKILEVTYCPDCTRACQYDTRALVGSQGPIRGSDFFNTVFGCLFLDDLTNVSPL; encoded by the exons ATGTCACCTGCTGCCGTCCCATGCGGCGACGAACGCATCCGCAGCTTCGAGGACTTCGCTCGGGTGCATCAGTTCCTGCTCTCTGCGGCGGGCGTCCCGCTGTCGCTGCACCGACGGCTGCACCGCAAGCTCGCCGACGAGGTGTTCGACGGCGGGGAGAGATTTTCCGTCGAGCCCTGCGAGGGAGGGAGGCAGCGCCGCCTCGTTCTCGCCTCTCAGACGACGCTAGGGAGCGAGTCGGACGTCTTCCTCGTCGACCACGCGTGGTCCTTCCGCCTCGCCGATGCGCTCAAGCAG TTACGCGAAGTGCCGGGATTGGCCGAGAGAATGGCAGCGCTAATGTGCGTGGACCTGGACAGGGGAACCGAGGTCGAAGAGTCAGATGAGCAGGACACTGAAAAGACTGGGAGCCTGGAGCATGTCTTgcaggtggtggagaaagaaaaGGCTAGAATCCAGGAGACGGGAAGTGATTTTGCAGCATGGCTGGAGCTGGAGGAGCTCGGAATTGATGATGATATGCTAGTAGCACTGAATCTATCTGCAAATTTTCCG AATCTGGTAGCCCTAAACCTATGGGGAAACAGGCTGAAGGATCCAGAAAAAGTACTGCAAGAAATCGGGAAGTGTGGAAGGTTAAAGGCACTTTGGTTGAATGAGAACCCTATCCTTAACCAAGG TGCTGACAAAGGTGTTTTTGATGCTCTTCCTGAATTGGAAATCTACAATTCACATTTTACAAGTAAAGCTGAAGAGTGGGCTTTAGGGTTCTGTGGAGATATAGTTGGAGCAGAAAATCCCTGTTTGTCTGTGGAAAGCATATCATTGGAGAATGTTGTGGCACTTGACCTCTCTGATAGGTCCATCCACAAACTACCGGAG GTGTTCTCCTCTAGTAAACTGTCATCTCTTACAAACTTGAACATCCGCGGAAATCCTTTGGATCAAGTTTCTGGTGATGATCTCTTGAAGTTACTTAGTGGGTTTACACATTTACAAGAGTTGGAG GTAGACATTCCTGGCCCTCTTGGAAACAATGCGATTTCCATTCTTGAATCTCTTCCCAATCTGACCTTGCTAAATGGTGTCAGTGCATCAAATATAGTAGAGACTGGTAAACATGTAGTGGACTCTGCACTAAAACCACGTGTTCCAGAATGGTCACCTGAAGAATCCCTTGCTGAAAGAGTTATTGGTGCAATGTGGCTGTATCTTATGACATACCGGCTTGCTGATGCAGAAAAGTTGGATGAAACACCTATTTG GTATGTCATGGATGAGTTGGCCTCAGCCATGCGCCATAGTGACGGTGCTAACTTCAGAATAGCTCCTTTCTTGTTCATGCCAGAAGGAAAACTAGCTTCTGCTATAAG TTACACAATTCTGTGGCCTATTCGTGATGTTCATACTGGAGAGGAATGTACCCGAGATTTCTTGTTTGGTATTGGTGAAGACAAACAACGCTCAGCTAGGCTTACAGCTTGGTTCCACACACCAGAgaactattttattcag GAATTCAGAAAGTATCAGGAGCAGCTTGAATCAACTAGTATTTGTCCTTCTACAAAAGAGACACCCTCAACCAAAAGTGTGCGCCCAAGTGATGGCCGTGCACTTCGAGTATTAACTGATATATCCCAAGTAGAGGAGTTCTTAACACGTCCAGAGTTTGTTCTCA CAACTGATCCACAGGATGCAGACATAATCTGGCTAGGCGCGCAAGTTGATTCGGAATTAAAGAGTTCACTAGGCCTTACGAACCAACAATACACAAATCAATTTCCTTATGAAGCTTGCCTGGTTATGAAGCACCACCTAGCAGATACTATCCACAAG GCATGGGGCTCACCTGAGTGGCTTCAACCTACATATAACCTAGAGACCCATTTGTCTCAACTAATTGGAGATTATTGTGTGAGAAAACGAGATGGTATGGACAACTTGTGGATCATGAAGCCTTGGAATATGGCAAGAACAATTGATACCACTGTGAGTGGTGATTTATCTGCTATTATCAGACTTATTGAGACAGGTCCCAAGATATGCCAAAAGTATATTGAGTATCCTGCGCTTTTCCAAGGAAGGAAGTTTGATCTTCGGTACATTGTTTTGGTCCGCAGTATATGCCCTTTGGATATATTTCTTACTGATGTTTTTTGG GTCAGGTTAGCAAACAATCAATACACTTTGGAGAAAACTAGCTTTTTTGAGTACGAGACCCATTTCACTGTGATG AATTATACTGGGAAGATGAACCATATGAATACTCCAGAGTTCGTCAAGGAGTTTGAGAAGGAGCACCAAG TTAAGTGGCTGGACATCCATGAAAACATCAGGAATATGATAAGGCGTGTCTTTGAGTCAGCCTCAGTTGTTCATCCTGAGATGCAGGACGAATTCTGCAGGGCCATTTATGGCGTTGATGTTATGCTTGATAACAAATTCAAGCCAAAGATTTTAGAG GTGACATATTGCCCAGACTGCACGAGGGCATGCCAGTATGACACACGTGCTCTCGTTGGGAGCCAGGGCCCCATCAGAGGCAGTGATTTTTTCAACACGGTGTTTGGCTGCCTCTTTCTCGACGATCTGACGAATGTATCACCACTGTAA